A window of the Isosphaera pallida ATCC 43644 genome harbors these coding sequences:
- a CDS encoding TRAFAC clade GTPase domain-containing protein translates to MADPTAREILDHLERHLTAPRKVGLFGHRNVGKTTLLAMFYRQASTGQVPDLRLSAPEPETAEYLAEKIARIEAGEPPAGTLSETELKLRLYHGSARYDLIVKDYQGEHVTLGSNEPILDFFADCDAVLFCLDPTGSTEPAERLRRQQEVEGLLETYLEQSRTLKVQRPIAIVVTKYDRVVATQGPIPVETLLEKRFGMTLHAIKHNAPDAATFAVSAYGPSGGEDGSPPAELEPQGLDAPLLWVASKLETIDRDQLDWLWDLAPHDYVRLSRCVKSFERRYPESPQAAAYRKRLNKLGRARLARRLGTALLLLVATAAALVAYDLAGYEMARRFEAEKNPAQAVARRWEEFRQWHPTFRWLFPARYNEALERGRDAQIQAEKARVLAGRSDPDRENRLIELKELAPERIAEIGQIEEVQAKRRHDDRWRLLRAEAELPDDDPSRQIDDLRSFLREFPDSPHREEAIRLANALIQFRTERQSTRDKQRLDSIRRAAELPNADLGDLLDRTRTFLEEHPQSIYRVEAEELIAKFTARMDDRDFTSAVEFSRRFPTQFAARIEKYDAYLKTYASGGRHLTEALQAKSEIFKEWDLHSYRQAYQHIREFPNDLDEGARRLNDYLRVHPNGRFTAAAQAYLDWIRKISEPHEYQVTLKRGQVEDSVGSNPDLSVTIEVGGVTYGPSPTIPGTSSPVWDYTFPKPVVWKRGDPVAITITKHGFLGSRDIYTLYSAKDDPLAMKLLSTTIRPAGGGKTLLVFESDFNLPSLPKPE, encoded by the coding sequence ATGGCCGACCCCACTGCCCGGGAAATTCTGGACCATTTGGAACGTCATCTGACTGCGCCCCGCAAAGTCGGGCTGTTCGGCCATCGCAACGTCGGCAAAACCACCTTGCTGGCGATGTTCTACCGCCAGGCGTCAACCGGCCAGGTGCCCGACTTGCGACTCTCGGCCCCCGAACCAGAAACCGCCGAATACCTCGCGGAGAAGATCGCCCGCATCGAGGCTGGCGAACCCCCTGCGGGTACCCTCTCGGAAACCGAACTCAAGCTTCGGCTCTATCACGGCTCAGCTCGCTATGACCTCATCGTCAAAGACTACCAGGGTGAACACGTGACCCTTGGCAGCAACGAGCCGATTCTGGACTTCTTTGCCGACTGCGACGCAGTTCTCTTCTGCCTAGACCCCACCGGCTCCACCGAACCTGCCGAGCGGCTCCGACGCCAACAAGAGGTCGAAGGTCTGCTGGAAACCTACCTGGAGCAGTCACGCACCCTCAAAGTCCAACGTCCCATCGCCATCGTCGTCACCAAGTACGACCGCGTGGTGGCCACCCAGGGCCCCATCCCTGTTGAAACCCTGCTGGAAAAGCGGTTCGGCATGACCCTGCACGCCATTAAGCACAATGCCCCCGACGCGGCCACCTTCGCCGTCAGCGCGTATGGTCCCTCCGGCGGCGAGGACGGGTCGCCACCGGCCGAACTTGAACCCCAAGGATTGGATGCCCCCCTGCTCTGGGTCGCCTCCAAACTCGAAACCATCGACCGCGACCAACTCGATTGGCTCTGGGATCTCGCGCCCCACGACTACGTCCGGCTGTCCCGTTGCGTCAAGTCGTTCGAGCGGCGTTATCCCGAATCGCCCCAAGCCGCCGCCTACCGCAAACGCCTCAACAAACTGGGACGCGCCCGGCTGGCCCGACGTTTGGGCACCGCGTTGCTCCTCCTGGTGGCCACCGCCGCGGCGCTAGTGGCCTACGACCTCGCGGGTTACGAAATGGCCCGCCGCTTCGAGGCCGAGAAGAACCCCGCCCAGGCCGTCGCCCGCCGCTGGGAAGAGTTCCGTCAGTGGCACCCCACCTTCCGCTGGCTCTTCCCCGCACGCTACAACGAGGCGTTGGAACGCGGCCGCGACGCCCAAATTCAAGCGGAGAAAGCCCGCGTCCTGGCGGGACGCTCCGACCCGGATCGCGAGAATCGGCTGATCGAACTCAAGGAACTGGCCCCCGAGCGCATTGCCGAGATTGGTCAGATTGAAGAAGTGCAAGCCAAACGCCGCCACGACGACCGGTGGCGTCTGCTCCGCGCCGAAGCCGAACTGCCAGACGACGACCCCAGCCGGCAAATCGATGACCTCCGCAGCTTCCTGCGGGAATTCCCTGACTCACCCCACCGCGAGGAAGCCATTAGATTGGCGAACGCCCTCATCCAGTTCCGCACCGAACGCCAGTCCACCCGCGACAAGCAACGCCTCGACTCAATCCGACGCGCCGCGGAACTGCCTAACGCCGATCTCGGCGACCTGCTGGATCGAACGCGAACCTTCCTCGAAGAGCATCCCCAATCAATTTACCGCGTCGAAGCCGAGGAACTCATCGCCAAATTCACCGCCCGGATGGACGACCGCGACTTCACCTCAGCCGTCGAGTTCTCCCGTCGCTTCCCCACCCAGTTCGCCGCCCGCATCGAGAAATACGACGCCTACCTCAAAACCTATGCCAGTGGCGGACGGCACCTGACCGAAGCACTTCAAGCCAAGAGCGAAATCTTCAAAGAATGGGATCTTCACTCATATCGCCAAGCGTATCAACATATCCGTGAGTTTCCGAACGATCTGGATGAAGGTGCCCGACGGCTCAATGATTATCTGCGAGTCCATCCCAACGGGCGGTTCACCGCCGCCGCGCAGGCCTATCTGGATTGGATTCGGAAGATTTCCGAACCCCATGAATACCAGGTGACTCTCAAGCGGGGCCAGGTTGAGGACAGCGTGGGCAGCAATCCCGACTTGTCGGTGACCATTGAAGTCGGCGGGGTCACCTACGGGCCTAGCCCCACGATCCCTGGAACCTCCAGTCCGGTTTGGGATTACACCTTCCCCAAACCCGTGGTCTGGAAGCGGGGCGACCCAGTCGCTATCACGATCACCAAACATGGATTCCTTGGTTCAAGGGATATCTACACCCTTTACTCCGCCAAGGACGACCCGCTGGCAATGAAGCTGCTCTCGACCACCATCCGGCCGGCCGGGGGCGGCAAGACCCTCCTGGTGTTCGAGTCCGACTTCAACCTTCCTTCCCTGCCCAAGCCGGAATGA
- a CDS encoding DUF7133 domain-containing protein, translating into MCPHLQVTTALLVAVAGTATVMAQERPSEADFYPLLTYTLPPNEVLEVGAITELPDGIVAFVTRRGEIWLVANALAADPQQARFTRWAHGLHEPLGLAWRDGWLYVVQRGEVSRLKDTNNDGQADLFEVVSEAWGITGDHHEYNFGSQFDKDGNLWVVLCLTGSHTSEAPFRGWCLRITPEGEVIPTCSGIRSPGGIGANLAGDMFYTDNQGWWNGTSALKHLQPGKFLGNPAGNRWYELAPGMGPRPADPHDKSRFHIEAKRIPEYLPPAILFPHAKVGQSASGIACDASEGKFGPFAGQLFVSDQTYSLINRVFLEKIDGLYQGACFPFREGFSSGNVPTIQASDGSLLVGGTNRGWGSRGTKPFALERLIWSGKTPFEVKEMRIRPWGFDLIFTLPVDRTTAADPASYALKTYTYIYQAGYGSPEVDATTPIIAAAEVSDDGLTVALKVEGLQIGHVHELDLPGVRSAREGWPLLHPKAYYTLWKIPVE; encoded by the coding sequence TTAGAGGTCGGCGCGATCACCGAATTGCCCGACGGCATCGTGGCCTTCGTCACCCGTCGGGGGGAAATTTGGTTGGTCGCTAACGCCCTGGCCGCCGATCCTCAGCAAGCGAGATTTACCCGTTGGGCGCATGGATTGCACGAGCCGCTGGGACTGGCCTGGCGTGATGGTTGGCTCTACGTCGTCCAGCGCGGCGAGGTCTCCCGCCTCAAAGACACCAACAACGACGGCCAGGCCGACCTGTTTGAGGTGGTCAGTGAGGCCTGGGGAATCACTGGAGATCATCATGAATATAACTTTGGGTCTCAATTCGACAAGGACGGCAATCTTTGGGTGGTATTGTGTTTGACCGGGTCGCACACTAGCGAGGCACCGTTTCGGGGTTGGTGTTTGCGGATCACCCCTGAGGGCGAGGTGATTCCGACCTGTTCGGGGATTCGTTCGCCCGGAGGAATCGGAGCCAATCTGGCCGGTGACATGTTTTACACCGACAACCAGGGATGGTGGAACGGCACTAGCGCGCTGAAGCATCTTCAGCCCGGTAAATTTCTTGGCAATCCGGCGGGCAATCGCTGGTATGAACTGGCTCCCGGAATGGGGCCCCGCCCTGCTGATCCTCATGACAAGAGCCGTTTTCATATCGAGGCGAAGAGGATTCCGGAGTATCTGCCGCCGGCGATTCTCTTTCCTCATGCCAAGGTCGGTCAGTCGGCTTCGGGGATTGCGTGCGACGCGTCGGAAGGAAAGTTCGGCCCTTTCGCCGGACAGTTGTTTGTCTCGGATCAGACGTACAGCCTGATCAACCGCGTCTTTTTGGAGAAGATTGACGGTCTGTATCAGGGCGCGTGTTTCCCGTTCCGCGAAGGGTTCAGTTCGGGTAACGTGCCGACAATTCAGGCGAGCGACGGCTCGTTGTTGGTGGGTGGAACCAATCGGGGCTGGGGGTCGCGCGGCACCAAACCGTTCGCGTTGGAACGTCTGATTTGGTCCGGCAAGACGCCGTTTGAAGTCAAGGAAATGCGAATTCGCCCTTGGGGGTTCGATCTGATCTTCACCCTGCCGGTCGATCGCACTACGGCGGCCGATCCGGCCTCCTATGCTCTCAAGACCTACACGTACATTTACCAGGCAGGTTACGGCAGTCCCGAGGTGGACGCCACCACTCCGATCATCGCTGCTGCGGAAGTGTCTGACGACGGTCTGACCGTTGCTCTGAAGGTCGAAGGTCTCCAAATCGGTCATGTTCACGAGCTGGATTTGCCCGGTGTGAGATCGGCACGCGAAGGGTGGCCGCTGCTGCATCCCAAAGCTTATTACACCCTCTGGAAAATCCCAGTTGAATGA